In Solidesulfovibrio carbinoliphilus subsp. oakridgensis, the sequence TATCCCGGATGGGCTCGTCGCGGCCGAGCTGGGAATCGTTTTGGGTCATGAAGATCGGCCAGCCGCCGAGGTGGCGCACCGCGACCTCGAAGGAGACGCGGGTCCGGGTGGAGGCCTTCTCGAAGACCAGGATGCAGGTCTTGCCGTGAAGCAGATCGCTCCTGTGGTTGGCGGCCTTCATGGCGGCGGCGCGGTCGAGCAGGCGGACGGCCTCTTCGGGGGTGAAGTCCAGAATGGTCAGGAAATGTTGGGGCATGACGGTATCCTTGCGGCGCAACTTCCCGGGAATTGATAAAAAGGAAGTTTATAGTCCCTTTGCCCTGGGATTGTAAAGGGATGGACCGGGCATTTTTATGCCGCCCCGCGTTGACCGGGCCATCCCCGCAATGCTACGGATGGCAAGGATGGAAAAATCCGATCTGTGTTCCCGGGGCGGGCCCGTCCCCCCGCCCCGGGACGCGGGACGGGCCAACGGGCGAAACGGCCCACAAGGCGGGAGGTAGACCCATGAAGGCAGTACGCGGTTCGTGGCTTTGGCTCGGTTTGGCAACCCTTCTGGCCGTTTCGGGCTGCACGATCGCGGCCGGGCCGGCCTATTATCCGCCGGCGGGCCCGCCGCCGTGCCCGGCCGGGTATTACTGGTCGCCCGGCTACGGCTGCATGCCGCTGCCCGTGGGCGTGGTCGTGCCTCCGGACGCGGTCTATGCCGTGGTCA encodes:
- a CDS encoding SH3 domain-containing protein, which gives rise to MKAVRGSWLWLGLATLLAVSGCTIAAGPAYYPPAGPPPCPAGYYWSPGYGCMPLPVGVVVPPDAVYAVVSTNGLSLRSCPGTKCGIINSLNAGEQVQVLGHEGGWTHVWAFTRGQEGWVGSKHLD